The genomic DNA GGCCGTCCGCGCGGACACGGGTGTTGAGGAAGACACCGCGCTCGGTCTCGGGGCGAGTGCCACCGAACCCCAGGGCCATCGCCTTGTCGACGAGCTCGTCGCGGGTCGCGAAGTCCGTGGGCCCGGCGTAGAACTCCCGGAGCGCCGCGGGGCCGGCGGACACGTCGATCCCGGGCGTGATGTCGACGATGATCAGAGCGGCCACGAGGTCCGGCCGCGCCGCGGCGACGGCGGCGCCGGTGAGACCGCCGAGCGACTGTCCCACCAGGATCTGCGGTGCGGAGACCCACGCGTCCAGAGCGGCGACGACGTCGGCGGCGAGGGTGCGGGGGGAGTAGTCCGCGTCGTCGCGCCAGGAGGAGTCGCCGTGGCCGGCGAGGTCGATCGCCAGGAGCGGCTGCCCCAGCGCCAGCGCCGTCGTGTCCCAGGTGTGGGCGTTCAGACCGGCGCCGTGCAGCAGGGTGATGCGCGGCGGCTCGGACCCGAAGCGCAACCCGCTCACGACGCGACCCTCGGGGAGGGGGAGCGTCAGGCGCTCCACGGTCGGAAGCGGAACGCCGAGCGCGTCGGCCTGCGCGGGAAGATAGGAGAACTCGCTGGTGTCGATCGCCACGCGGCTATTCTGCGCCCCGTTTCGACCTCGCGGGAAATGCCGGAGCAAACTGACAAGATGTGAGGGGGATTAACAGGGCGATATGCAGCAGGATCGCGCCTAGAGATTGGCAGCGTGCATTTCGGTGAGGCCGGTCCCACGCCGTCTCCCGCGCCCGGCGCCGAATATCATGGAGGTATGACCGAACAGCGCGTGCACCTGTCCAAGACGGAGCCTGCGGCCTATCAGGCCCTCGACGCCTTCTCGAAGACGGTCGGCACGATCTGCGCCGAGAATGGGATCGACGACCGCCTGAAGGAGATCGTCATGATCCACTGCTCGCAGCTGAACGGCTGCAGCTACTGCACGCGGGTGCACGTGGACCGGGCGGTCGCCGCCGGGCTGGACGTCGACACGATCAGCCAGATCGCCGTGTGGCGGGAGAGCGGTGTGTTCAGCGATCGGGAGCGTGCCGCGCTCGAACTGGCGGAAGCCTTCACCTTCATCGCGGAGGACGGCATCTCGGACGAGGTCTACGACCTGGTCGGGAGTGTGTTCACCGAGAAGGAGTACGCCGCGTTGAGCTGGGCGTGCGTGTCGATCAACGCCTTCAACCGCATCGTCATCGCCGGGCGCTACCCGGTGCCCCCGCGCGGCCCCCAGGCGGGCGCGTGACGATCCTGGACGTCGAGGGCGTCACGAACGTCCGCGACGTCGGCGGGATCCCCGCGGAGGGTGGACGCATCCGCCCCGGCGTCCTGCTGCGTTCCGGCCAGCTCTCCACGGCGACCACGAACGGCGCGGCGCTCCTGCGGGCGACGGTGCGTCACATCGTCGACCTCCGCGACGGGGAGGAGGTCGCCGCGGAACCGAGCGAGATCGAGGGCCCGGAGACGACTCACCTGCCGCTGTTCCTCGGGTCCGTGCGCTCCTTCTTCGAATCCGATACGAGTCTCGACGACCTGTACCTGCATCTCCTGGAGGAGAGCGGGGAGCGCCTGGTCGCCGCTGTCCGGGTGATCGCCGCGGGCGAGCCGACCCTGGTGCACTGCACGGTGGGCAAGGACCGCACGGGCGTGACGGTCGCGCTGGCGCTCTCGGCGGTCGGCGCCGATCGTGATGCCGTCATCGCCGACTACGCCCTCACCGAGTCGCAGCTGCCCGCCGAACGGTCGCGGCGCATCGCCGCCTATCTGCGGAGCCAGCACCCTGAGGCGCTGCACGCGGTGGATCTGGCCACCCGCTCGCCCGCCGAGGTGATGCGTCGCCTGCTGGCCCAGGTCGACGAGCGGTGGGGGTCGGCCGCCGGCTACCTGCGTGCGAACGGCATGACAGAGGAAGAGCTCACTGCGCTGCGCGAGGCCCTCGTCGAGCCCGTGACGGAAGAAGGCGTCGAAGGTTAGGCAAGCCTTCGCTTGGTGTACAATGGGATCACCATGGACACCACGCTCGACACCCGAGGCACGCGTGCGGCTCGCCGCGCGGCGCGCCGTCGCGCACACCACCTGGTGACCGCCGACGAGCACTCCCTGCTCGACCTCGAGGCGTTCCTCGCGACCCTCCCGCTGTGCGCGTCCGGTCGCATCTTCATCGAGGTTCCCGACGTCTCCGACATCGGCGTCATC from Microbacterium paraoxydans includes the following:
- a CDS encoding tyrosine-protein phosphatase, whose product is MTILDVEGVTNVRDVGGIPAEGGRIRPGVLLRSGQLSTATTNGAALLRATVRHIVDLRDGEEVAAEPSEIEGPETTHLPLFLGSVRSFFESDTSLDDLYLHLLEESGERLVAAVRVIAAGEPTLVHCTVGKDRTGVTVALALSAVGADRDAVIADYALTESQLPAERSRRIAAYLRSQHPEALHAVDLATRSPAEVMRRLLAQVDERWGSAAGYLRANGMTEEELTALREALVEPVTEEGVEG
- a CDS encoding alpha/beta fold hydrolase, whose translation is MAIDTSEFSYLPAQADALGVPLPTVERLTLPLPEGRVVSGLRFGSEPPRITLLHGAGLNAHTWDTTALALGQPLLAIDLAGHGDSSWRDDADYSPRTLAADVVAALDAWVSAPQILVGQSLGGLTGAAVAAARPDLVAALIIVDITPGIDVSAGPAALREFYAGPTDFATRDELVDKAMALGFGGTRPETERGVFLNTRVRADGRVEWKHHFAHLAATALAAHDPGTPTAPSVLHETGWDDLAAVTAPVTLVRAERGFVSAADAEEFQHRLPEARVVAMDATHNVQETAPRDLALLVGSATAAGI
- a CDS encoding carboxymuconolactone decarboxylase family protein is translated as MTEQRVHLSKTEPAAYQALDAFSKTVGTICAENGIDDRLKEIVMIHCSQLNGCSYCTRVHVDRAVAAGLDVDTISQIAVWRESGVFSDRERAALELAEAFTFIAEDGISDEVYDLVGSVFTEKEYAALSWACVSINAFNRIVIAGRYPVPPRGPQAGA